The genomic DNA CCATCAGCTACTAATTTGGCACCAATTTCCGCTGCAAATGCTTTCGCATTGGCAACTGCCGTCCCGTTACCTACAGTAGTATAAAATTTTTCATGTAACTCTCCTACTGCACCTTCCTTTACTAAATCACGTAATACATCTACCGGCAATACACGATCTGAATCCAAATTGGCATATACAGGATCGTATCCTCCATGAGCTGTTTCATGTGTTTCTTCAGTTAAATTCTCAAAGTCCTTCAAGAAATATTCTCCATATTTTGAGGCTGAAGAGGATTCAATATGATCAGGATTCCCTTTAGGTACAATTCCTCCTGATGTCACTAAAGCGATCTTCGCCTTGGATAAATCTTTAACTGCCGCATTAGGCTCGACACGGTCAAAATTAGGCATCGGATATTCAGTTTCAAAAGATTCACCTTTTATTTTCTTTATAAGCATATCCACTGCACGCTTTGAACCTCTTTCTTCATGAAAGAAATTCACTCTCACTCCTCTCGGAATATACCCTTCTTCTCCCGGAGAAAGAATTTTTTCGCCTTTAGACAACTTTTGAGCAAATTTCGCCAATTTCGGCAGAGCATTTCTCATACCTGCTGCACTATCCGATGTTTCAATAATATATACATCTTTTTTATACATATCCACACCCGGATTTTCAATATACATAGCAGTTACAGACGGTATGTGCAATTTATCCTGAACAAGTTTAGTAATTGTTCCTGCGGCAACTCCATAACGACCTGCATTAAATGCCGGACCTGCAATAAATAACTGAGGTTCTAGATTTTTTATCATTTCCAGTAGAGTAATTTGCACTTTTTCCAGATTTTCATTGAAATAGCTGTCACCACATACTATCGTTCCCACTATCTCAAAATCTTCTCCTAATTGTCCTTGTAATTGTTGTGATATTGGCGGAAGTTCCTTTCTAAGTTCCGGTTCGATATGGGCTTTTTCTTCTCCTCCAACTCCTGCAAAGAATTGGTTTATATAATGTACTACTTTTATTTTAGACATTTTGCATTACCTCCTTAAAATTATCTAAACCGGATTACTCCCCACGCACTTCTTTCATTTCTTTTGAAATTTCTTCAACATCCAATACCATTTCCATCATTCCTACCTGTTCTTCATAAACAGAAGGGTCAACTTGTTCTTTCATCGCTTCTTCTACAATATGGTATACACCAAGATTTAATGCAACTCCTGCTAAAGGCCCTGCAAAAGTAGGATCTCCAACAGTTACTGTTTCAGCTGCTAGACCAGCAGCTTCGGCTTCTGATGCACCTAATAAAACTACAACGTTTTCTGCACCGAATTTTTCGGCAGCTTCTTTAACACGTTTTTGGTTTTCTAAGTCCATCGCACCTGCAGCCGTTCAGACAAAGCATTCTGTAGATGAAAATACTACTTCTGCTCCGTCTATAGTTTTTACACATTCTTCGATAGCTAATCC from Leptotrichia sp. OH3620_COT-345 includes the following:
- the grdB gene encoding glycine reductase complex selenoprotein B: MSKIKVVHYINQFFAGVGGEEKAHIEPELRKELPPISQQLQGQLGEDFEIVGTIVCGDSYFNENLEKVQITLLEMIKNLEPQLFIAGPAFNAGRYGVAAGTITKLVQDKLHIPSVTAMYIENPGVDMYKKDVYIIETSDSAAGMRNALPKLAKFAQKLSKGEKILSPGEEGYIPRGVRVNFFHEERGSKRAVDMLIKKIKGESFETEYPMPNFDRVEPNAAVKDLSKAKIALVTSGGIVPKGNPDHIESSSASKYGEYFLKDFENLTEETHETAHGGYDPVYANLDSDRVLPVDVLRDLVKEGAVGELHEKFYTTVGNGTAVANAKAFAAEIGAKLVADGVDAVILTSTUGTCTRCGATMAKEIERAGIPVVHMCTVVPISLTVGANRIVPTIAIPHPLGNPTLEKEEEKKLRRKLVDKALKALTTEVTSQTVFEN
- the grdA gene encoding glycine/sarcosine/betaine reductase complex selenoprotein A; the encoded protein is MSSLKDKKVIIIGDRDGIPGLAIEECVKTIDGAEVVFSSTECFVUTAAGAMDLENQKRVKEAAEKFGAENVVVLLGASEAEAAGLAAETVTVGDPTFAGPLAGVALNLGVYHIVEEAMKEQVDPSVYEEQVGMMEMVLDVEEISKEMKEVRGE